In one Niallia taxi genomic region, the following are encoded:
- a CDS encoding YkvS family protein — protein sequence MKRAEVGNIIEFRGLQGIVEKVNENSVIVDLTYMDNYRDLELEQRTVVNHKNYKILK from the coding sequence ATGAAGAGAGCTGAGGTTGGCAACATTATAGAATTTAGAGGACTGCAAGGAATTGTGGAAAAAGTAAATGAGAATTCAGTAATAGTAGATTTGACATATATGGATAATTATCGCGACCTCGAATTAGAGCAAAGAACAGTCGTTAATCATAAAAATTATAAAATCCTTAAGTGA
- a CDS encoding DUF6254 family protein, with protein sequence MTKSKREEEREWTVRKQKQKPHGKVKTKKELAEE encoded by the coding sequence ATGACAAAATCAAAAAGAGAAGAAGAACGAGAGTGGACAGTGCGTAAGCAAAAACAAAAACCACATGGCAAAGTAAAAACAAAAAAAGAGCTAGCAGAAGAATAG
- a CDS encoding ACT domain-containing protein, translating into MQQRRAVVSVIGKDQVGIISKVTTVISENNVNILDISQTILQDFFTMMMLVDITQKENLDELRQQLDQLGNELNLKINIQLEEIFQSMHRV; encoded by the coding sequence ATGCAGCAGCGACGTGCAGTTGTAAGTGTAATTGGCAAAGACCAAGTAGGTATAATCAGCAAAGTAACTACAGTAATTTCAGAAAATAATGTTAATATTTTAGATATTAGTCAAACCATTCTACAGGACTTTTTTACGATGATGATGTTAGTCGATATTACCCAAAAGGAAAATCTCGATGAATTGCGTCAACAGCTAGATCAACTAGGTAATGAGCTGAACTTAAAAATTAATATCCAGTTAGAAGAAATATTCCAATCTATGCACCGCGTCTAA
- a CDS encoding PFL family protein — protein sequence MKIALNEMMETINMVQMENLDIRTVTMGISLYDCADSDFEKMNNAVYKKITTYASKLTEVAEAAEKEYGIPIINKRISITPIAEILGNATVEQAIELAKTLDKAAKDLNVDFIGGYSALVHKGITKGDQTLLDALPEALSVTDRVCSSVSVATTRTGINMDAVKQMGIIIKNAAERTKDQNGLACAKLVVFCNPVEDNPFMAGAFHGAGEGEVVLNVGVSGPGVVLSALRKYPDADLGEVSDIIKKTAFKITRAGELIGRVVAERLGVPFGIMDLSLAPTNAINDSVADILEEIGLERVGTHGTIAALALMNDAVKKGGAMASSYVGGLSGAFIPVSEDNGMIRGIMDDSLTLSKLEAMTCVCSVGLDMIALTGDVSAATLSAIIADEAAIGMINKKTTAVRVIPVPGKKEGEMVEFGGLLGRAPVMGVNPYSSQKLVDRGGRIPSPLQALIN from the coding sequence GTGAAGATTGCATTAAATGAAATGATGGAAACAATCAATATGGTCCAAATGGAGAATTTGGACATCCGTACTGTCACAATGGGAATTAGCCTTTATGATTGCGCAGACTCTGATTTTGAAAAAATGAACAACGCTGTTTATAAAAAAATCACTACTTATGCAAGCAAATTAACAGAGGTTGCCGAAGCTGCTGAAAAAGAGTACGGTATCCCAATTATTAATAAGCGCATATCCATCACTCCGATTGCAGAAATCCTTGGAAATGCAACAGTAGAACAAGCAATTGAACTTGCTAAAACATTAGATAAGGCTGCCAAAGATTTAAATGTTGATTTTATCGGCGGATATTCAGCTCTTGTTCATAAAGGAATCACAAAAGGTGATCAAACATTGCTTGATGCCCTGCCTGAAGCATTGTCAGTAACAGACAGAGTTTGCTCTTCTGTTTCAGTAGCTACTACTAGAACAGGTATTAATATGGATGCTGTGAAACAAATGGGAATCATTATTAAAAATGCAGCTGAGCGTACAAAAGACCAAAACGGTCTAGCATGTGCAAAGCTAGTTGTATTCTGTAATCCTGTTGAAGACAATCCATTTATGGCTGGTGCTTTCCACGGTGCTGGTGAAGGAGAGGTTGTCCTTAATGTTGGTGTCAGCGGACCAGGTGTTGTATTAAGTGCGCTTCGCAAATATCCGGATGCTGATTTAGGAGAGGTTTCTGACATCATTAAAAAAACAGCATTTAAAATTACGCGTGCAGGTGAGCTAATCGGACGAGTTGTAGCAGAAAGATTAGGCGTTCCATTCGGAATTATGGACCTTTCCTTAGCTCCGACAAATGCCATTAATGACAGCGTTGCTGATATTCTAGAGGAAATTGGTCTTGAGCGTGTTGGTACTCACGGAACGATTGCGGCACTTGCTCTTATGAATGATGCAGTGAAAAAAGGTGGCGCAATGGCAAGCTCCTATGTTGGTGGGTTAAGTGGTGCATTCATTCCTGTCAGCGAAGATAACGGAATGATTCGCGGTATTATGGATGACAGCTTAACATTATCAAAGCTAGAAGCAATGACTTGTGTATGCTCTGTTGGACTCGACATGATTGCATTGACTGGGGACGTGTCTGCAGCAACCCTTTCTGCGATTATTGCAGACGAGGCAGCTATCGGCATGATTAACAAGAAAACAACAGCTGTTCGTGTCATCCCTGTTCCTGGCAAAAAAGAAGGAGAAATGGTTGAATTCGGTGGCTTGCTTGGAAGAGCTCCTGTTATGGGTGTCAACCCATACAGCTCCCAAAAGCTAGTTGACCGTGGTGGCCGTATTCCTTCCCCACTGCAGGCGCTTATCAACTAA
- a CDS encoding YkvI family membrane protein has product MKNKWSGAFQLAAVYVGTVVGAGFATGKEIVEFFSQFGLLGFFGILASGLIFSSLGSKLMRISVKIKAKSYQEFTIFLFGRVAGSLVNILMLIMLIGVCAVMLSGAGAVFEEQLGLSKAFGVIFTIVLSLIVMLVGMKGLFAVNTFVVPIMITFSFILFTLSFQLPGFLDRMDDLPIFSWKGITSPFSYTALNLSLAIAVLVPAASEIGDDQTVKWGGIIGGIALMFILLSSHFTLIMLDNVDSYAIPMASIMRELAPNLSWIYIIVIYGEIFTSVIGNVYGLERQLSQYIRIPSILIIAIIFAVSYSISFIHYGTLLSILYPLFGYISLVFLLLLWLKPIPQKNV; this is encoded by the coding sequence GTGAAAAACAAGTGGAGTGGAGCCTTTCAGCTTGCAGCTGTATATGTAGGTACTGTTGTAGGAGCTGGTTTTGCAACAGGAAAAGAAATTGTAGAGTTTTTCTCTCAGTTTGGTTTGCTTGGTTTTTTTGGAATATTGGCTTCTGGCTTAATATTTTCTAGCTTAGGTTCGAAACTAATGAGGATATCCGTCAAAATAAAAGCGAAATCTTATCAGGAATTTACGATATTTCTGTTTGGCAGAGTGGCAGGCAGTTTAGTGAATATCCTTATGCTAATCATGCTTATCGGAGTCTGTGCGGTCATGCTGTCAGGAGCAGGGGCAGTCTTTGAAGAGCAGCTTGGCTTAAGCAAAGCTTTCGGTGTCATCTTTACAATAGTCCTTTCATTAATTGTCATGCTTGTAGGCATGAAAGGTTTATTTGCTGTGAACACATTTGTCGTGCCTATTATGATTACATTCAGCTTTATCCTATTTACCTTGTCCTTCCAATTACCTGGCTTCCTTGACCGTATGGATGATTTACCAATATTCAGCTGGAAAGGAATTACTTCGCCCTTTTCTTATACAGCCTTAAATCTTTCATTGGCGATTGCCGTGCTTGTTCCGGCAGCATCTGAAATTGGTGATGACCAAACAGTAAAATGGGGAGGGATAATTGGGGGAATTGCGTTAATGTTTATTCTCTTGTCGAGTCACTTCACATTAATCATGCTCGATAATGTTGACAGTTATGCCATACCAATGGCGTCCATCATGAGAGAGCTAGCTCCTAATTTATCATGGATATATATTATCGTTATATATGGAGAGATTTTCACATCTGTTATTGGCAATGTGTACGGATTAGAAAGGCAATTAAGCCAATATATCAGAATCCCTAGCATTCTTATTATTGCGATTATCTTTGCCGTGTCTTATTCCATTAGCTTCATTCATTATGGCACATTGCTGTCCATACTGTATCCGCTTTTTGGCTATATCAGCCTCGTGTTTTTATTACTATTATGGTTAAAGCCAATTCCACAAAAAAATGTCTGA
- a CDS encoding ATP-dependent Clp protease ATP-binding subunit: MKCQLCQTNYANVSLRFVLNNEENTVNLCHNCYQKEKQKMASQPNQMFFQQSSPFDELFKSLNQNFQQSGAEQGNQQAPVPNKTNGILDKFGKNLNQLANAGLIDPVIGRENEIERVIEILNRRNKNNPVLIGEPGVGKTAIAEGLALKISEGNVPKKLKNKEIYLLDVASLVTNTGIRGQFEERMKQIIQEIQERKNVIVFIDEIHQLVGAGSAEGSMDAGNILKPALARGELHIIGATTLKEYRQIEKDAALERRFQPIQVAEPTVSAAISILEGIKDKYEKFHEVAYTDEAIKACVEMSHRYIQDRFLPDKAIDLLDEAGSKLNLASSYTNTDEIDNRLAEIAKAKEAALKEENYEAAATLRKEEQELEKALNNPNTEKPVVDVTLIQELIEKKTGIPVGKLQQDEQQKMKNLAENLEAKVIGQEVAVQKVAKAVKRSRAGLKSKNRPIGSFLFVGPTGVGKTELTKNLAAELFGSKDSMIRLDMSEYMEKHSISKIIGSPPGYVGHEEAGQLTEQVRRNPYSIILLDEIEKAHPDVQSIFLQILEDGRLTDSQGRTVSFKDSVIIMTSNAGIGGHKRIVVGFENNAAIEESTLLQSLGNFFKPEFLNRFDAIVEFKSLEKEHLLKITDLLLADLSDALAEQHISLTISDEAKEKLVELGTHPDFGARPLRRVIQEHLEDSLADFILDEPGAAELTALLEEDKIIIQKVNSSTVVQ; encoded by the coding sequence ATGAAATGTCAATTATGCCAAACTAACTATGCGAATGTGAGCTTACGTTTTGTTCTTAACAATGAAGAAAACACAGTGAATTTATGCCACAACTGCTATCAGAAAGAAAAACAAAAGATGGCATCACAACCTAATCAAATGTTTTTCCAACAATCTTCCCCTTTTGATGAATTGTTTAAATCACTTAATCAAAACTTTCAACAATCAGGGGCAGAACAAGGAAACCAACAGGCTCCCGTTCCTAATAAAACAAACGGTATTTTAGATAAATTCGGAAAGAACTTAAATCAACTAGCTAATGCAGGACTTATTGATCCAGTAATTGGCCGCGAAAATGAAATTGAAAGAGTAATTGAGATATTAAATAGAAGAAACAAGAATAATCCTGTGCTTATCGGTGAGCCTGGTGTTGGTAAAACAGCAATTGCAGAAGGCTTAGCGTTGAAGATTTCAGAAGGAAATGTTCCTAAAAAACTGAAAAACAAGGAAATTTACTTGCTTGACGTTGCATCATTAGTAACAAACACAGGTATACGCGGACAATTTGAAGAACGAATGAAGCAAATCATTCAAGAAATTCAAGAACGCAAAAACGTCATTGTTTTTATCGATGAAATTCATCAATTAGTTGGTGCTGGTTCTGCAGAAGGCTCCATGGATGCAGGGAATATTCTTAAACCAGCCCTAGCAAGAGGTGAGCTTCATATAATTGGTGCTACTACTCTTAAGGAATACCGCCAAATTGAAAAAGATGCAGCACTTGAAAGACGCTTCCAGCCAATTCAAGTGGCAGAACCAACAGTTTCTGCAGCTATCTCTATTTTGGAAGGAATTAAGGATAAATATGAAAAATTCCATGAAGTAGCATACACAGATGAAGCTATTAAAGCTTGTGTTGAAATGTCACACCGCTATATTCAGGACAGATTCTTGCCAGACAAAGCAATCGACTTGCTTGATGAAGCAGGTTCTAAACTGAATCTTGCTTCCAGCTACACAAATACAGATGAAATTGACAACCGTCTTGCTGAAATCGCGAAAGCTAAAGAAGCTGCATTAAAAGAAGAAAACTATGAAGCAGCTGCAACCTTACGTAAAGAAGAGCAAGAACTTGAAAAAGCATTAAATAATCCTAATACAGAAAAGCCTGTTGTGGATGTTACGCTTATTCAAGAGCTAATTGAAAAGAAAACAGGTATTCCTGTCGGCAAGCTGCAGCAGGATGAACAGCAAAAGATGAAGAACCTAGCAGAAAACCTTGAGGCGAAAGTCATTGGGCAAGAAGTTGCAGTCCAAAAAGTTGCGAAAGCAGTTAAAAGAAGCCGTGCTGGTTTAAAATCAAAAAACAGACCAATTGGAAGCTTCCTGTTTGTTGGACCAACTGGTGTTGGTAAAACAGAATTAACGAAAAACCTAGCAGCTGAATTATTCGGCAGCAAGGACAGCATGATTCGTTTAGATATGAGTGAATACATGGAAAAACACAGCATCAGCAAAATTATCGGCTCCCCTCCTGGCTATGTCGGCCATGAAGAAGCTGGACAATTAACAGAGCAAGTAAGAAGAAATCCTTACAGCATCATTCTATTGGATGAAATTGAGAAGGCACACCCAGATGTCCAATCCATCTTCCTGCAAATATTAGAAGATGGCAGATTAACAGACAGCCAAGGCAGAACAGTAAGCTTTAAGGATAGTGTCATTATTATGACAAGCAACGCTGGCATTGGTGGTCATAAACGCATTGTCGTAGGCTTTGAAAACAATGCTGCAATTGAAGAAAGCACACTGTTACAGTCATTGGGCAATTTCTTCAAACCAGAATTCTTAAACCGTTTTGATGCAATTGTTGAATTTAAATCACTGGAAAAAGAACATCTATTAAAAATTACCGATTTATTACTAGCAGATCTGTCTGATGCACTAGCAGAACAGCATATTTCCTTAACTATATCGGATGAAGCGAAGGAAAAACTAGTAGAATTGGGAACACACCCAGACTTCGGTGCTCGACCATTAAGAAGAGTTATTCAAGAGCATCTCGAAGACAGCCTTGCTGATTTCATTCTTGATGAACCGGGAGCTGCAGAACTAACTGCTCTATTAGAAGAAGATAAAATCATCATCCAAAAAGTAAACAGCAGTACTGTTGTCCAATAA
- a CDS encoding SF0329 family protein yields MLEFNFFPLLYQYLRADAIFFYAKIKVKDGIAMGAEMYKQKWSKAKKQQKNLVCAALKDRVDIHIVNYRKAHDRLGRAVLTVDKKEIWSMCTISSEVARDKKELELIRENDGESPLPYRERAERAYELIKEQGIFGQNDFFDALQEYFRTPISLSLQSNNLLIKIFGLIDKRVGKRTLARIKDSMQMESELIQYFYRLRCEAEGIK; encoded by the coding sequence ATGTTGGAATTCAATTTTTTTCCCTTACTATATCAATATCTTAGAGCAGACGCGATCTTTTTTTATGCTAAAATAAAGGTAAAAGATGGTATTGCTATGGGGGCTGAGATGTACAAACAAAAATGGAGCAAAGCAAAAAAACAGCAAAAGAATTTAGTATGTGCTGCTTTAAAGGATAGGGTAGACATTCATATCGTCAACTATCGTAAGGCACATGACCGACTAGGCAGAGCAGTGCTGACGGTGGATAAGAAGGAAATATGGAGCATGTGTACAATTAGCTCCGAAGTTGCACGAGACAAAAAAGAGTTAGAGCTTATAAGAGAAAATGATGGGGAAAGTCCTTTACCATACAGAGAAAGAGCAGAAAGGGCATATGAGCTAATAAAGGAGCAAGGAATTTTCGGCCAAAATGATTTTTTCGATGCATTGCAGGAATACTTCCGTACACCCATTTCATTATCTTTGCAATCAAACAATTTGCTAATAAAAATATTTGGATTAATAGATAAACGTGTCGGAAAAAGGACTTTAGCTCGTATAAAGGATTCCATGCAAATGGAATCCGAATTAATACAATATTTTTATAGACTAAGATGTGAGGCTGAAGGAATTAAATGA
- a CDS encoding CamS family sex pheromone protein, with protein sequence MKYKKIIMMGTIFMTILAACDKDTDNGGTEEAVPTTIIQNKEIYRIAEPVKVSAARGAIVNNVDNTVDIKELEMGLMDLSTDYFPTDNYYLQEGQYLDSATISSWIARKSKDQKDGLNPTLTETGDILKDEKKNPKILSHVLEQDYVNSKGKIQGISLAVSLNEIYYIRATDEKGLVYTDEVAVDTTDNGKNEVEEQGKSIAETILKRIRANSDIPDVPIFLTLYQETNKGNIVPGKFLSSSYIDKNDNTIGKWKEIKRNYIAFPSSTFESLDRSLSNVLSTLEEDIQEQFKELNIIMTGKLLYNEEELSNITLNIEAPNITSSETTALIEYVGGKIESQILPDYLPITVQLSGTNEAAKAIMIWDPSEKEIKTEIYE encoded by the coding sequence ATGAAATATAAAAAAATAATAATGATGGGTACCATCTTCATGACAATACTTGCTGCATGTGATAAAGATACTGATAATGGCGGCACAGAAGAAGCTGTCCCTACTACTATCATCCAAAACAAAGAAATTTACCGTATTGCAGAGCCAGTTAAAGTTAGTGCTGCTAGAGGTGCGATCGTCAACAATGTTGATAATACGGTTGATATAAAAGAGCTAGAAATGGGTTTAATGGATTTGTCGACAGACTATTTCCCGACAGATAACTATTATCTTCAAGAAGGCCAATATTTGGATTCCGCTACGATCAGCAGCTGGATTGCCAGAAAGTCTAAGGATCAAAAGGACGGTTTAAATCCTACTCTCACAGAGACTGGCGATATTCTTAAGGATGAGAAAAAAAATCCGAAGATACTATCCCACGTTTTAGAGCAGGATTATGTTAATAGCAAAGGGAAAATCCAAGGTATTTCTTTAGCGGTTTCTTTAAATGAAATCTATTATATTCGTGCTACAGATGAAAAGGGATTGGTTTATACAGATGAAGTTGCTGTGGACACAACAGATAATGGCAAAAACGAAGTAGAAGAGCAAGGAAAAAGCATTGCTGAAACGATTCTTAAAAGAATTAGAGCAAATAGTGATATACCAGATGTACCGATATTTTTAACTTTATATCAAGAGACAAATAAAGGGAATATTGTACCAGGTAAGTTTTTATCCTCTTCTTATATTGATAAAAATGACAATACAATCGGTAAGTGGAAAGAAATTAAACGAAACTACATTGCCTTCCCTTCCAGTACTTTTGAAAGCTTAGACCGTTCTTTATCAAATGTACTTTCTACTCTTGAAGAAGATATTCAAGAACAATTTAAAGAACTTAATATTATTATGACAGGTAAGCTGCTTTATAATGAAGAAGAATTATCCAATATTACCCTTAATATTGAAGCACCAAATATTACATCTTCTGAAACAACAGCATTAATTGAATATGTCGGCGGCAAAATTGAGTCACAAATCCTGCCAGACTATTTGCCAATCACTGTCCAGCTTTCAGGGACAAATGAAGCAGCGAAAGCTATTATGATTTGGGACCCTTCTGAAAAAGAGATTAAAACAGAAATATATGAATAA
- a CDS encoding M3 family oligoendopeptidase, protein MKFSEFTYERPDVNKIKEEMEVLLTAFNAAEVVEEQVSAIEKINKLRNDVSTQFNICYVRHSVDTLDEFYQQEQDYIDEISPEIEGLETRYYEALVQSKFKDVLEEKWGKQLFALADAQLKVFSDEVVTLLQQENKLSTEYTKLMASAKIIFDGEERTLAQMEPFAESKDRAVRKEANEKKFAFLAENEEQLDRIYDDMVKVRTEIAKKLGYSNFVELAYYRMYRTDYNAEMVAKFRDQVKEHIVPLATKLKERQKSRIGVNALKYYDEPFNFISGNAAPKGDADWIIENGQKMYSELSKETGEFFSYLNEDGLMDLVAKKGKAGGGYCTFIENYKAPFIFSNFNGTSGDIDVLTHEAGHAFQVYSSGANFDIPEYYWPTYEAAEIHSMSMEFFTWPWMELFFQEDVDKYKFSHLSSSLLFLPYGVSVDEFQHWVYENPEATPQERKQAWRKIEQKYMPHKDYDGNDYLENGGFWQRQSHIYTSPFYYIDYTLAQICAFQFWKRSREDQKEAWADYVQLCQLGGSLPFTELVKKANLLSPFEDGCVESVIGEIDAWLNSVDDSKL, encoded by the coding sequence ATGAAGTTTTCAGAATTTACATACGAAAGACCTGATGTTAACAAAATAAAAGAAGAAATGGAAGTATTATTAACAGCATTTAATGCGGCGGAGGTTGTGGAAGAGCAAGTATCTGCAATTGAAAAAATCAACAAGCTACGCAATGATGTTTCCACACAATTTAATATTTGTTATGTGCGCCACTCTGTAGATACCCTTGATGAATTTTATCAACAAGAACAAGACTATATTGACGAGATTTCTCCTGAAATTGAAGGGCTGGAAACGAGGTACTATGAAGCCCTTGTTCAATCCAAATTCAAAGATGTTCTTGAAGAGAAATGGGGCAAGCAATTATTTGCATTGGCAGATGCACAGTTAAAGGTGTTTTCGGACGAGGTAGTCACATTATTGCAGCAAGAAAATAAGCTTTCCACTGAATATACAAAGTTAATGGCTTCGGCCAAGATTATCTTTGATGGTGAGGAAAGAACATTGGCGCAAATGGAGCCATTTGCAGAGTCGAAGGATAGAGCTGTCAGGAAAGAAGCGAATGAGAAAAAATTTGCGTTTTTAGCAGAAAATGAAGAACAGCTTGACCGCATATATGATGATATGGTGAAGGTTCGTACAGAAATCGCAAAGAAATTAGGCTACAGCAATTTTGTGGAGCTAGCCTATTACCGCATGTATCGTACGGATTACAATGCAGAGATGGTAGCTAAATTCAGAGATCAGGTAAAAGAGCATATTGTGCCACTTGCGACAAAACTAAAGGAAAGACAAAAGAGCCGGATTGGCGTAAATGCATTGAAGTATTATGATGAGCCATTTAACTTTATATCAGGCAATGCTGCTCCTAAAGGGGATGCAGACTGGATTATTGAAAACGGCCAAAAAATGTACAGTGAATTGTCGAAAGAAACAGGAGAGTTTTTCAGCTATTTAAATGAAGATGGACTGATGGATCTTGTAGCAAAAAAAGGAAAAGCTGGCGGAGGCTATTGCACCTTCATTGAAAATTATAAGGCGCCATTTATTTTCTCTAATTTTAATGGTACCTCAGGAGATATTGATGTCCTTACACATGAAGCAGGACATGCCTTCCAGGTATATTCGAGCGGTGCTAACTTCGATATTCCTGAATATTATTGGCCGACATATGAGGCAGCTGAAATACATTCCATGAGCATGGAGTTCTTCACATGGCCATGGATGGAGCTGTTTTTCCAAGAAGATGTCGATAAATATAAGTTTTCTCATTTAAGCTCGTCCCTGCTATTCCTTCCATACGGAGTTTCCGTTGATGAGTTTCAACATTGGGTTTATGAAAACCCTGAAGCGACGCCGCAAGAAAGAAAGCAAGCATGGAGAAAAATTGAACAAAAATACATGCCGCATAAAGATTATGACGGAAATGATTATTTAGAGAATGGCGGCTTCTGGCAAAGACAGTCTCATATTTATACATCTCCTTTCTATTATATTGACTACACCCTTGCTCAAATTTGTGCATTCCAGTTCTGGAAGCGTTCCAGAGAGGATCAAAAGGAGGCTTGGGCTGATTATGTACAGCTTTGTCAGTTAGGTGGAAGCCTGCCATTTACAGAGCTTGTTAAAAAGGCAAATTTGTTATCTCCATTTGAAGATGGCTGTGTCGAATCGGTAATTGGTGAAATCGATGCTTGGCTGAACTCTGTGGATGACAGTAAATTATAA
- a CDS encoding MarR family winged helix-turn-helix transcriptional regulator: MGNEETNQSLKLFIVLSRAYRAINENVNKLIHTYGLNPTEFAVLELLYHKGDQPLQQIGGKILLASGSITYVVDKLEEKGYLKRVACPTDRRVTFASITDSGKEMIETIFPSHEQRIHELMTELSAEEKDTVIQLVKRLGLSASGKQL, from the coding sequence ATGGGTAATGAAGAAACAAATCAATCATTAAAATTATTTATCGTGCTGTCAAGAGCATATCGTGCAATTAATGAAAATGTTAATAAACTAATTCACACATATGGACTAAACCCAACTGAGTTTGCTGTTTTAGAACTGCTATACCATAAAGGTGATCAGCCTTTACAGCAAATTGGCGGGAAAATTTTGCTGGCAAGTGGAAGCATTACCTATGTTGTGGATAAATTAGAGGAAAAAGGTTATTTGAAAAGAGTCGCTTGTCCAACAGATAGAAGGGTGACATTCGCTTCTATTACAGACAGCGGCAAAGAAATGATCGAGACCATTTTTCCAAGCCATGAGCAGAGAATTCATGAGCTAATGACAGAGCTTTCTGCTGAGGAAAAGGATACGGTTATCCAGCTTGTTAAAAGGTTAGGGCTTTCTGCCAGCGGAAAACAATTGTGA
- a CDS encoding ATP-binding protein: protein MMMSLKKILLYITVAILPFLLATGILINNKQKEETGMHDKNAFRIASIHQRQWDTYINKTINALDTVSILLESSSGIFEKDKTELFLKKLLLQEQMYGGIYILDSSGNRIAGTDRKIEEMAITQEEYVKTSIYTKDTTVSNKTEYLVDGQKVIGIAKPVLDDDKHIENMIIAFLRVDYLTNIMEMLTPKDNISIINEEEELILNINEPINQNSTTIELPMDSLPWKIVVEQKDINIQKILCKNALLLFIFLVCFHLLYFVIILYMHKKQAEQENKENELQKLELVGNMAASSAHEIRNPLTGIKGLVQLLGEKHIEKEDQFYFSIIQKEIARINEIVSQFLILGKPTEQKKQHIDIKTIVTELKPLIVSEANLFNVECHFEIAKKKLLVYCNADQMKQVILNITKNALEAMENGGTLTIKLKELNNRVSITVYDTGIGIPEKELKKLFEPFYTSKTSGTGLGLVVCRRIIQSFEGEIYLSSVENKGTKVDIILPISANL, encoded by the coding sequence ATGATGATGAGCCTAAAAAAAATATTATTATATATAACTGTTGCCATTCTCCCGTTTCTTCTGGCAACAGGAATATTGATAAACAATAAACAAAAAGAAGAAACTGGCATGCATGACAAAAATGCATTCCGAATTGCTTCCATCCATCAGAGGCAGTGGGATACATATATAAATAAAACCATTAATGCACTGGATACAGTCAGTATCCTCCTTGAATCTTCATCAGGAATATTTGAAAAAGACAAGACAGAGCTGTTTCTAAAGAAACTGCTTCTCCAAGAACAAATGTACGGAGGAATCTATATTCTTGATTCGTCCGGAAATAGAATTGCCGGAACCGACAGGAAGATTGAAGAAATGGCAATTACCCAGGAAGAGTATGTAAAGACATCCATTTATACAAAAGATACGACGGTTTCCAATAAAACAGAATATCTTGTGGATGGTCAAAAGGTGATTGGGATTGCTAAACCAGTCTTAGACGATGATAAGCATATAGAAAATATGATCATTGCCTTTTTAAGAGTGGATTACTTAACTAATATCATGGAAATGCTTACGCCTAAAGACAATATTTCTATAATAAATGAAGAAGAGGAACTAATACTTAATATTAATGAGCCTATTAATCAAAATAGCACCACAATCGAATTACCGATGGATAGTTTACCATGGAAAATCGTTGTCGAGCAAAAGGATATCAATATTCAAAAAATCTTATGCAAAAACGCGCTTTTACTCTTCATTTTCCTAGTCTGCTTTCATTTGCTCTATTTTGTTATCATTCTTTATATGCACAAGAAGCAGGCAGAACAAGAAAATAAAGAGAACGAACTGCAAAAGCTTGAATTAGTCGGCAATATGGCAGCAAGCTCCGCACACGAAATTAGAAACCCTCTCACCGGGATAAAAGGGCTTGTACAGCTGTTAGGAGAAAAGCATATAGAGAAGGAAGACCAGTTTTACTTCTCTATTATTCAAAAAGAAATTGCTAGAATTAATGAAATTGTCAGCCAGTTTCTCATTCTTGGAAAACCAACTGAACAAAAAAAACAGCATATAGACATAAAAACAATTGTAACAGAGTTAAAGCCTTTGATTGTATCAGAAGCGAACTTATTCAATGTGGAATGTCATTTCGAAATCGCAAAGAAAAAATTACTTGTTTATTGTAATGCAGATCAAATGAAGCAGGTTATTCTTAATATTACCAAAAACGCATTAGAAGCCATGGAAAACGGCGGCACACTTACGATCAAGTTAAAGGAATTGAACAATCGTGTCAGCATTACTGTATATGACACAGGAATTGGTATCCCTGAAAAAGAGCTAAAAAAGCTGTTTGAACCTTTTTACACATCAAAAACCTCTGGAACAGGACTTGGACTTGTCGTTTGCAGACGGATTATCCAGTCATTTGAAGGGGAAATTTACCTTTCCAGCGTGGAAAATAAAGGGACAAAAGTAGATATTATTTTGCCGATAAGCGCAAATCTCTAA